A genomic segment from Streptomyces sp. NBC_01233 encodes:
- a CDS encoding terpene synthase family protein: protein MNPVVSPAGAQVASVLPVRFHPATDQLIAESDAWVRELVRPCFRDTAGMERYLDGEIAAVCCAMLPGMPYAVARPMCDLFQYIVVIDDALGDAGWVGGSVHASRLVVEQVMAAVSGWGRVEDTTRAARDAVDRLRPHLDEPRWRRFLVDFEDMLDGYLIEVSTRGEDGLSDLDAYARRRRVTVAMKWYLTVAELGHGEPMSERVATDERVLALREVVLDHLWLTNDMYSCAKERRGGEYISLIPLLERLEGTSPEECVAWIAQRVVAQEREFLDRVAALRAGELAGEPGLEEYFDNLTHIMSGPLHWSPGTRRYQVSGREGERRGAV, encoded by the coding sequence ATGAACCCGGTGGTGAGTCCCGCCGGGGCGCAGGTGGCCAGCGTGCTGCCCGTGCGGTTCCACCCCGCCACCGACCAGCTGATCGCCGAGTCCGACGCGTGGGTACGGGAATTGGTGCGCCCATGCTTCCGCGACACGGCCGGGATGGAGCGGTATCTCGACGGGGAGATCGCCGCCGTGTGCTGCGCGATGCTGCCCGGAATGCCGTACGCGGTCGCGCGGCCCATGTGCGACCTGTTCCAGTACATCGTGGTCATCGACGACGCGCTGGGCGACGCCGGCTGGGTCGGCGGCAGTGTGCACGCCTCTCGGCTGGTGGTCGAGCAGGTGATGGCCGCGGTCTCCGGCTGGGGCCGGGTCGAGGACACCACCCGCGCCGCGCGCGATGCGGTGGACCGGTTGCGGCCGCACCTCGACGAACCGCGGTGGCGCCGGTTCCTCGTGGACTTCGAGGACATGCTCGACGGTTACCTGATCGAGGTCAGCACCAGAGGCGAGGACGGCCTGAGCGACCTGGACGCCTACGCCAGGCGGCGCCGGGTGACCGTGGCCATGAAGTGGTACCTCACCGTGGCCGAGCTGGGCCACGGCGAGCCGATGTCCGAACGGGTGGCCACCGACGAGCGCGTGCTCGCGCTGCGGGAGGTGGTGCTCGACCACCTGTGGCTGACCAACGACATGTACTCCTGCGCGAAGGAGCGGCGCGGCGGCGAGTACATCAGCCTGATCCCGTTGCTGGAACGGCTGGAGGGCACGTCGCCGGAGGAGTGCGTGGCGTGGATCGCGCAGCGGGTCGTCGCACAGGAACGCGAGTTCCTGGACCGGGTTGCCGCGCTACGGGCGGGGGAGCTCGCGGGCGAGCCCGGACTGGAGGAGTACTTCGACAACCTCACCCACATCATGTCCGGGCCCCTGCACTGGAGCCCCGGCACCCGGCGCTACCAGGTCTCCGGAAGGGAAGGAGAGCGCCGTGGCGCAGTCTGA
- a CDS encoding cytochrome P450 produces the protein MAQSEPDWPFSATLSGGPATSVRLAGGETVWLVTRYEEVRTVLGDRRFSASGDPLHRASPGADAPCIGRLPHTDPPEHARYRRPMGRAFTSRRITAWEPRIAEVVERHLTAMAEQERPVDLVEALAVPVPLTVIGELMDLPKADWPALRQAASDLLSVELTREEAARTSGWLLDYLRELVARRRSAPGEDLLSELLGHGELTDVEVTDLGATVLMGGFDSLAASISTAVALLLCHPEQPRALAGPAERLDRLVEEVLRHSTIVQHGVDRTALVAVRLGEVDIAAGDRVVAHLPSANRDERLWPRTGEFDTTRPVTPHLAFGHGPHQCVGQQLARLELRLVLARLFHRFPGLRLAVPASELTLRRDRTFAGFQELLVTW, from the coding sequence GTGGCGCAGTCTGAGCCGGACTGGCCGTTCTCGGCCACGCTTTCCGGCGGGCCGGCGACCTCCGTGCGGCTGGCCGGCGGCGAGACGGTATGGCTGGTCACCCGGTACGAGGAGGTGCGCACGGTACTCGGCGACCGCCGCTTCAGCGCGAGCGGCGACCCGTTGCACCGGGCCAGCCCTGGCGCGGACGCGCCCTGCATCGGCCGGTTGCCGCACACCGATCCGCCCGAGCACGCCCGCTACCGGCGGCCGATGGGCCGCGCGTTCACCTCACGGCGGATCACCGCGTGGGAGCCGAGGATCGCCGAGGTGGTCGAGCGGCACCTGACCGCGATGGCGGAGCAGGAGCGGCCGGTGGACCTGGTGGAGGCGCTGGCGGTGCCCGTGCCGCTGACCGTGATCGGCGAGCTGATGGACCTGCCGAAGGCCGACTGGCCCGCGCTGCGGCAGGCCGCAAGCGATCTGCTGTCGGTGGAGCTCACCCGCGAGGAGGCGGCGCGGACGAGCGGCTGGCTGCTGGACTACCTGCGGGAACTGGTCGCGCGAAGGCGGTCGGCGCCGGGGGAGGATCTGCTCAGTGAGCTGCTCGGGCACGGTGAGCTGACCGACGTGGAGGTGACCGACCTCGGCGCGACCGTGCTGATGGGCGGTTTCGACTCTCTGGCGGCGAGCATCAGCACCGCTGTTGCCCTGTTGTTGTGCCACCCCGAGCAGCCCCGGGCCCTGGCCGGACCGGCCGAACGCCTCGACCGCCTGGTGGAGGAGGTATTGCGGCACAGCACGATCGTGCAGCACGGCGTGGACCGCACGGCGCTGGTCGCCGTGCGGCTCGGCGAGGTGGACATCGCCGCCGGTGACCGGGTCGTGGCCCACCTGCCGTCGGCCAACCGCGACGAGCGGCTGTGGCCGAGGACCGGGGAGTTCGACACCACCAGGCCCGTCACGCCGCACCTGGCCTTCGGACACGGGCCGCACCAGTGCGTCGGGCAGCAGCTGGCCCGGCTGGAATTGCGGCTGGTTCTGGCACGACTGTTCCACCGGTTCCCCGGGCTGCGACTGGCTGTGCCCGCAAGCGAGCTGACCCTGCGCCGGGACCGGACCTTCGCGGGCTTCCAGGAACTGCTGGTGACCTGGTAG